The following nucleotide sequence is from bacterium.
CTTTGAATTTAACCACTGAGTTTATAAAGTTTATAAGTATATCTTTTGATTGTTTACTTCCAAATACCTTTTTAAAGGCAAAGTCTGTTTTTACATCTAAAAACTGCATATTTTTATTCCTCCTTGAATTCGTGTTTCGTAATTTGTAGAATGAATAACAAACAATGAATAGTTACATTTTTATCTCTAATTTCAGGTCTAACTCTCACTTATCTCCCCCAAATCCTATTTTGCAGAACCCTAATCATAGAGAACGCTCCCGGATAAAATTTACTGACCTGTACAGGTAGAA
It contains:
- a CDS encoding PD-(D/E)XK nuclease family transposase, producing MQFLDVKTDFAFKKVFGSKQSKDILINFINSVVKFK